A DNA window from Acetilactobacillus jinshanensis contains the following coding sequences:
- the ruvA gene encoding Holliday junction branch migration protein RuvA, with product MFEYFIGYVTDIKKTYIVLEVNGIGYKVYVPNASLFKIDSDHKIKVYIHQAVSDVADVLYGFKSQIDKSIFERLINVSGIGPKNAIAILSGNDQQALLNAINEENVTYLTKFPGVGKKTAKQIILDLQGKLDDLLVSGASNSQPVVNPKVTPHLQEALEALQALGYSNRDVKSVEGPLAKNSKLTTNQYISAGLKLLNRLS from the coding sequence ATGTTTGAATATTTTATCGGTTATGTAACCGACATTAAAAAGACTTATATAGTGCTAGAAGTTAACGGGATTGGCTATAAGGTTTACGTCCCGAACGCTAGTTTATTTAAAATTGATAGTGACCATAAGATTAAAGTTTATATTCATCAGGCCGTCAGTGACGTTGCTGATGTTTTATACGGCTTTAAATCCCAGATTGACAAATCTATTTTTGAACGGTTAATTAACGTTTCCGGGATTGGGCCTAAAAATGCGATTGCCATTCTTTCGGGTAATGATCAGCAAGCCCTATTGAATGCCATTAACGAAGAAAACGTAACGTATCTAACTAAATTTCCCGGGGTTGGCAAGAAGACCGCTAAACAGATTATCTTGGACCTACAGGGTAAGTTGGATGATTTATTGGTATCTGGTGCTAGCAATAGTCAACCTGTTGTTAACCCTAAAGTAACGCCGCATCTTCAAGAAGCTTTGGAAGCATTGCAGGCTTTAGGTTACAGTAATCGGGATGTTAAGAGTGTTGAAGGCCCGTTAGCTAAGAATTCTAAATTAACGACCAATCAATATATCAGTGCAGGTCTAAAATTATTAAATCGATTATCTTAA